The Chryseolinea soli genome contains a region encoding:
- the rnk gene encoding nucleoside diphosphate kinase regulator, translated as MEKKIMVTDNDYQRLTGLIGFSTETNKMPEVIAQLFRALRDAERVLPEQIPENVVTMNSRVLLKDLSNRREAELTITYPQDADHRARKVSVFSSIGTALLGMQAGDIVSWKVPGGHGNFQILKVTYQPESVGDVWL; from the coding sequence ATGGAAAAGAAAATTATGGTTACCGATAATGATTATCAGCGACTCACCGGATTGATTGGCTTCTCAACCGAAACCAACAAGATGCCCGAGGTAATAGCGCAATTGTTTCGCGCGCTCAGGGATGCTGAACGTGTGTTGCCGGAACAGATTCCGGAAAACGTTGTCACCATGAACTCCAGGGTGCTGCTGAAAGATCTTTCAAACCGGCGCGAAGCTGAGCTCACCATCACCTACCCCCAGGACGCCGACCATCGCGCGCGGAAAGTCTCTGTATTTTCCAGCATCGGCACAGCATTGCTGGGCATGCAGGCCGGTGATATTGTGTCGTGGAAGGTGCCGGGCGGACATGGGAATTTCCAAATCTTAAAAGTTACCTATCAACCGGAATCGGTGGGTGACGTCTGGTTATGA
- a CDS encoding SusD/RagB family nutrient-binding outer membrane lipoprotein, translating to MKKYNHPLSFGSLLLAACLVCSSCDKGFEEMNTNPDASPAVTPGYMFTKAQYDGASDLLVLLMGTMQYTTSYNDVAGFGSKYVTSQNTQAYGLFTTAYPKEINEIGEVIRAVQDDPTKVNLLSAARVWRVYCFSRLTDMYGDIPYSEAALGYVNSVYKPKYDAQESIYADMLKELDEAGSSFDASKPNFGNADLLYNGDVTKWKKFTYSLMLRLAMRTTKVPNAGAEQWAKKAIAAGVIRDDADVADISYLNTGQVINQNPLSYNLLNSDYIRADGVSNTEGGKYQESFINFLKTNNDPRLPVLSIVYVNKLPDTTVAVQKGMPATFSAKPADFVTYSEPNPKTILKLDAPLAILTNVETSFLLAEAALKGWYATETASDLYSNGIRAAMRQWALFGAGGVIPDAKIEKYVSDHALNTAGTDDEQMEQIYTQFWVGVFPNAVEVFSTYRRTGYPALIPNNYAGNATGGQIFRRMLYPNTEQNLNAQNYNDALTRQGKDDFMTRMWWDAQ from the coding sequence ATGAAAAAATATAATCACCCCCTTTCTTTTGGCAGTCTGCTGCTGGCCGCCTGCCTGGTTTGCTCCTCGTGCGACAAGGGATTTGAAGAAATGAACACCAACCCCGACGCATCCCCCGCGGTGACGCCCGGGTACATGTTCACCAAGGCGCAGTACGACGGAGCCTCCGACTTGCTCGTCCTGCTCATGGGCACCATGCAATACACCACCAGCTACAACGACGTGGCCGGCTTTGGATCCAAGTATGTGACCAGTCAGAATACGCAAGCCTATGGTTTGTTCACGACCGCCTATCCGAAAGAGATCAACGAGATCGGCGAAGTGATCCGCGCGGTTCAGGACGATCCCACCAAGGTGAACTTGCTGTCCGCTGCCCGCGTGTGGCGCGTCTATTGTTTTAGCCGACTCACCGACATGTACGGTGACATTCCGTATTCCGAAGCCGCCCTCGGCTATGTGAACTCCGTCTACAAACCCAAATACGATGCGCAGGAGTCCATCTATGCCGATATGCTGAAGGAGCTGGACGAAGCCGGGTCCAGCTTCGACGCTTCCAAGCCCAATTTCGGTAACGCCGACCTCTTGTATAACGGCGACGTTACGAAGTGGAAGAAGTTCACCTATTCACTCATGCTCCGCCTGGCGATGCGCACGACCAAGGTCCCCAACGCCGGTGCAGAACAGTGGGCGAAGAAAGCGATCGCCGCCGGTGTGATCCGCGACGATGCCGATGTCGCCGACATCAGCTACCTCAACACGGGCCAGGTGATCAACCAAAATCCGCTGTCCTACAACCTGCTGAACTCCGACTACATCCGCGCCGACGGCGTGAGCAACACCGAAGGAGGAAAGTATCAGGAGTCGTTCATCAATTTCCTGAAGACCAACAACGACCCACGCCTGCCGGTGTTGTCGATCGTGTATGTGAACAAATTGCCCGACACCACGGTGGCGGTACAGAAAGGCATGCCGGCCACTTTCAGCGCCAAGCCCGCCGATTTTGTGACCTACTCCGAACCCAACCCCAAGACCATCCTGAAACTGGATGCCCCCCTGGCCATTCTCACCAACGTGGAAACCAGTTTTCTCTTAGCCGAGGCCGCGCTGAAAGGATGGTATGCTACCGAAACGGCCAGCGATCTCTATAGCAACGGCATCCGCGCCGCCATGCGTCAGTGGGCCTTGTTTGGTGCAGGGGGTGTCATCCCCGACGCTAAGATTGAAAAATATGTGAGCGATCACGCCCTCAACACGGCGGGAACCGACGACGAGCAGATGGAACAGATCTATACGCAATTCTGGGTGGGTGTTTTCCCCAACGCTGTGGAAGTGTTCAGCACCTATCGCCGCACGGGCTACCCGGCGCTGATCCCGAACAACTACGCAGGCAACGCCACCGGTGGGCAGATCTTTCGCCGCATGCTCTATCCGAACACCGAACAGAACCTTAACGCACAAAACTACAACGATGCATTGACTCGCCAGGGTAAAGACGATTTCATGACACGGATGTGGTGGGATGCGCAATGA
- a CDS encoding sensor histidine kinase — MNTTDIKLKERVKELKCLYDLSKIAWEADNDLNAILTKTLAILPQAMQYPDVAEVCIVANKVNYATKGFSKCRRPMTTTLGMGKKKYGTIQIGYRAPLKSHPAKYAFLAEEKNLVRIVARELSLFIKRASIEEEKQKLEMQLQHSERLAFVGELSAGIAHELNEPLGRILGFAQLIKKTGALDEQNESDIERIIKASLYTREIIKKLMIFSRQMPRQINSVNLNTIVSNILYFIDIRFQSRGIKIVEKLDPHLPLIQADEVQMSQVLVNLITNAIHAMTRGGQLTVTTERKTNQVSLTVKDTGTGMSPEVRKKIFEPFYSTKPVGQGTGLGLSVVLGIVEDHKGKILVSSTAGKGSKFQVLLPLKQNGK; from the coding sequence ATGAATACTACTGACATAAAACTGAAAGAAAGGGTCAAAGAGCTGAAATGTCTTTACGACTTATCCAAAATCGCATGGGAGGCCGATAACGATCTGAATGCTATCCTCACCAAGACACTCGCCATTCTTCCGCAGGCCATGCAGTATCCCGACGTAGCCGAAGTCTGCATTGTCGCAAACAAAGTAAACTACGCCACCAAAGGATTTTCAAAATGTCGCCGTCCGATGACGACGACGCTCGGAATGGGTAAAAAGAAATACGGAACGATACAGATCGGATACCGGGCTCCCTTAAAAAGCCACCCGGCAAAATATGCCTTCCTCGCCGAGGAAAAGAACCTGGTCAGGATCGTGGCGCGGGAATTGTCGCTGTTCATTAAACGGGCCTCTATCGAGGAGGAAAAGCAGAAATTGGAGATGCAACTGCAGCACTCCGAGCGGCTCGCTTTTGTTGGGGAGCTGTCGGCCGGTATTGCGCACGAATTGAACGAGCCCCTGGGAAGGATATTGGGGTTTGCCCAATTGATAAAAAAGACCGGGGCCTTGGATGAACAAAATGAAAGCGACATCGAACGGATCATCAAGGCTTCGCTCTATACGCGCGAGATCATCAAGAAGCTGATGATCTTCTCCCGGCAGATGCCGCGCCAGATCAATAGCGTGAACCTCAATACAATCGTGTCCAATATTCTTTACTTTATCGATATCCGTTTTCAAAGCCGGGGGATAAAAATTGTGGAGAAGCTTGATCCCCACCTTCCGCTGATCCAAGCCGATGAGGTGCAGATGAGCCAGGTGCTGGTCAACCTCATCACGAATGCGATTCATGCCATGACGCGCGGCGGCCAGCTCACGGTGACGACCGAACGCAAAACGAACCAGGTTAGCCTGACCGTCAAGGATACGGGCACCGGGATGTCGCCGGAGGTCAGAAAGAAGATCTTTGAACCCTTCTACTCCACCAAGCCGGTGGGGCAAGGCACCGGCTTGGGGCTTTCCGTGGTGCTGGGGATCGTGGAGGATCACAAGGGAAAAATACTCGTGAGCAGCACGGCCGGCAAAGGTTCAAAATTTCAGGTGTTGCTTCCGCTAAAACAGAA
- a CDS encoding nucleoside deaminase produces MTTLPKFLLLLTLLIMGAYVNHNAASRMEQQRRRQQRMAKLKANATAEDYAFMKKVLNMSAAFTDAANDAPPTSLVVKDGKVIGEGRDRSAQLIDPSAHGEMEAVKAACNYSGATTLEGSVLYTSSKPCPMCLALLYMVDVERIVYYMPSDTTQMKAANASNRRVSEALKQDPAYRPIPELVLQPSDLEKFAGDDGWIKR; encoded by the coding sequence ATGACGACGCTACCGAAATTTCTTTTGCTCCTGACGTTGCTTATTATGGGTGCGTATGTCAACCACAACGCAGCGAGTCGGATGGAGCAGCAAAGGCGACGGCAACAGCGCATGGCAAAATTGAAAGCCAACGCCACCGCAGAGGACTATGCTTTTATGAAAAAGGTTTTGAACATGAGTGCTGCGTTCACGGATGCAGCAAATGACGCGCCTCCAACAAGCCTGGTGGTGAAAGACGGGAAGGTTATTGGCGAAGGGCGCGACAGGTCGGCACAACTCATCGATCCCTCGGCACACGGGGAAATGGAAGCCGTGAAAGCGGCGTGTAACTATTCGGGCGCCACAACACTGGAAGGAAGTGTGCTCTACACGAGCAGCAAACCATGCCCCATGTGCCTGGCGCTGCTTTACATGGTTGATGTTGAAAGGATTGTGTACTACATGCCGTCGGACACCACGCAAATGAAAGCTGCAAACGCATCAAACCGGAGGGTCTCTGAGGCCTTGAAACAAGATCCCGCCTACCGGCCCATACCGGAGTTGGTTTTGCAACCGTCAGATCTGGAAAAGTTTGCTGGAGATGATGGCTGGATTAAACGATAG
- a CDS encoding ABC transporter ATP-binding protein, translated as MPAILEVTNLTKTYPNGVNAVKGISFSVNKGEVFGILGPNGAGKTTTLEMIEGLRPITSGTVLLDGIKTEEQPYLIKQRIGIQLQSSAFFQNLKLTELLQMFADLYGAKIDTAQLLADVGLQDKAGFLVKNLSGGQKQRFSIATTLVNKPVMIFLDEPTTGLDPQARRNLWELIAQIKNRGTTVILTTHYMEEASFLCNRVAIMDDGRIVALDTPDQLIKQLLAKGFVPHTEVPPATLEDVFIDLTGKTLRD; from the coding sequence ATGCCAGCCATCCTCGAAGTAACCAACCTCACGAAGACCTACCCAAACGGGGTGAATGCCGTGAAAGGCATTTCCTTTTCGGTGAACAAAGGCGAAGTATTTGGAATTCTCGGTCCCAACGGCGCCGGCAAAACCACCACCCTCGAGATGATCGAGGGCCTGCGCCCCATCACGTCGGGCACGGTTTTGCTCGACGGCATTAAGACCGAAGAACAACCTTACCTGATCAAACAGCGCATCGGCATCCAGCTTCAGTCGTCGGCATTCTTTCAGAACCTGAAGCTCACGGAACTGCTGCAAATGTTTGCCGACCTCTATGGGGCCAAGATCGACACCGCCCAACTGCTGGCCGACGTGGGCCTGCAAGACAAGGCCGGCTTCCTGGTCAAGAATCTTTCCGGCGGCCAGAAGCAACGGTTTTCCATCGCCACCACCCTGGTGAACAAACCTGTGATGATCTTCCTCGACGAGCCCACCACCGGCCTCGATCCACAGGCGCGAAGAAACCTGTGGGAACTGATTGCCCAAATCAAAAACCGCGGGACCACCGTCATCCTCACGACCCACTACATGGAAGAAGCCTCCTTCCTCTGCAACCGGGTGGCCATCATGGACGACGGAAGGATCGTCGCCCTCGACACGCCCGATCAACTCATCAAGCAACTGCTGGCCAAAGGCTTCGTGCCCCACACCGAAGTTCCCCCCGCCACACTGGAAGACGTATTCATCGACCTCACCGGCAAAACCCTCCGCGACTAA
- a CDS encoding ABC transporter permease, with amino-acid sequence MNQNTRSFLALTKASLKMYYRNKGAIIFTLLIPVALLSMFGFLSSGRGPRIQVGLTNKATTEMAQQFVAALKSVEAFNIREATETDAATELGKGDIDLQVIIPENFGKTEEGKPTASTIQTRFNKGKPQSGHMANMVIVQIVTGLDKKVTNAPTVLDVKSEGVAVNNLGYFDFILPGILSMSIMQLGIFGVAFSFVAMKASGALRRIQATPVKPVYFVFAQATVRLLVTLSTAVILLVFGTYFFGFHMMGSYVNFFLVCIFGILIFLGIGFAIAGWARDETQVAPVANLIQLPLLLLSGIFFSRDGFPTWLKTITDYSPLTYVSHALRKIANEGAGLTELPMDMIGMGVWLIIVYAVAVKLFRWE; translated from the coding sequence ATGAACCAGAACACCCGCTCATTCCTGGCCCTGACAAAAGCCTCCCTGAAAATGTATTATCGCAACAAAGGGGCGATCATTTTCACGTTGCTCATCCCCGTAGCCTTGTTGTCGATGTTTGGCTTTCTGTCTTCCGGCCGCGGTCCGCGCATCCAGGTGGGCCTCACCAACAAGGCTACCACCGAAATGGCACAACAATTTGTAGCGGCGCTCAAAAGCGTCGAAGCCTTCAACATACGCGAGGCCACCGAAACCGACGCCGCTACGGAACTCGGCAAAGGCGACATCGATCTCCAGGTGATCATTCCAGAAAACTTTGGCAAGACCGAAGAAGGTAAACCCACAGCCAGCACCATCCAGACCCGTTTCAACAAAGGCAAACCCCAAAGCGGTCACATGGCCAACATGGTGATCGTCCAGATCGTGACCGGCCTCGACAAGAAGGTGACCAACGCACCCACCGTGCTCGACGTGAAGAGCGAGGGCGTGGCCGTGAACAACCTCGGCTATTTTGATTTCATCCTCCCCGGCATCTTGTCCATGAGCATCATGCAGCTGGGCATCTTTGGTGTCGCGTTCAGCTTTGTGGCCATGAAGGCCAGCGGCGCGCTGCGCAGGATCCAGGCCACACCGGTGAAGCCGGTTTACTTTGTGTTTGCACAGGCCACGGTCAGGCTGTTGGTCACCTTGTCGACGGCTGTTATCTTATTGGTTTTTGGAACCTACTTTTTCGGGTTTCACATGATGGGCAGCTATGTGAATTTTTTTCTGGTCTGCATCTTCGGCATCCTGATCTTTCTGGGAATCGGTTTTGCCATCGCCGGCTGGGCCCGCGACGAAACCCAGGTCGCCCCGGTGGCCAACCTAATCCAACTCCCGTTGCTGTTGCTGTCGGGGATATTCTTCTCGCGCGATGGGTTTCCCACCTGGCTTAAAACCATCACCGACTATTCGCCACTCACGTATGTCAGTCATGCCCTTCGCAAAATAGCAAATGAAGGCGCGGGGTTGACTGAACTTCCCATGGATATGATTGGTATGGGCGTGTGGTTGATAATCGTGTATGCTGTGGCGGTGAAGTTGTTTCGGTGGGAGTGA